The following are encoded in a window of Salinibacter ruber DSM 13855 genomic DNA:
- a CDS encoding class I SAM-dependent methyltransferase — protein sequence MGKTKHASDYVYSNAKCGRSHDYLLPRVEAILDDLQPNEIFDLGCGNGSVMAHLVENGYNVTGVDPSEEGITEAKKAFPYLDVHIGSAYDDLSRQYGQYDVTLSLEVVEHVYYPRKYADTVFNLTRPGGHAIISTPYHGYLKNLLIALMGEWGHRHYSPFWTNGHIKIWSPSTLKKLLREAGFKQIRVHRVGRLPSIAKSMIVTASKVSE from the coding sequence ATGGGTAAAACAAAGCACGCATCCGATTACGTTTATTCAAATGCAAAATGTGGGCGTTCTCACGATTATCTGCTTCCCAGGGTAGAGGCTATACTCGATGATCTGCAACCAAATGAAATATTTGATCTGGGTTGCGGAAACGGATCCGTGATGGCACACCTCGTGGAGAATGGATACAACGTCACCGGCGTGGATCCCTCAGAAGAAGGTATTACCGAAGCTAAGAAGGCCTTCCCATACCTAGACGTTCACATTGGCTCAGCGTACGATGACCTATCACGTCAGTATGGGCAATACGATGTGACCTTAAGCCTTGAAGTAGTCGAACACGTGTACTATCCGAGAAAGTATGCCGATACAGTGTTTAACCTGACGAGACCTGGTGGACATGCTATTATTTCGACACCCTACCACGGATATCTAAAAAACCTTCTAATAGCTCTCATGGGAGAGTGGGGCCATCGCCACTACAGTCCATTCTGGACGAATGGCCATATTAAAATTTGGAGTCCGTCTACACTGAAAAAGCTTCTTAGGGAGGCTGGCTTTAAGCAGATAAGAGTACACCGCGTGGGTCGGCTGCCTTCGATCGCAAAGTCAATGATTGTTACAGCTAGTAAGGTGAGCGAGTGA
- a CDS encoding IS1634 family transposase, giving the protein MVKRQSLFIVATNKLDKDKLSDEELLKGYKGQHSVERGFRFLKDPQFVADPLYLQDEKRIMALLMVMTLCLLVYSALQWRIREGLQETGRSYPDQKGNPTQRPTARWVFQSFDGIHVPCAGQKRVVLNMKERRQTVVSALGPDFERLYVSHPT; this is encoded by the coding sequence CTGGTCAAGAGGCAAAGCCTATTCATCGTCGCGACCAACAAACTAGACAAGGATAAGCTCTCCGATGAGGAACTGCTGAAGGGGTACAAAGGCCAGCATTCTGTCGAGCGAGGATTTCGATTTCTGAAGGATCCGCAGTTTGTCGCCGATCCGCTGTACCTGCAAGACGAGAAGCGGATCATGGCGCTCTTGATGGTGATGACGCTTTGCCTACTGGTCTACTCGGCCCTACAATGGCGTATTCGAGAGGGGCTGCAGGAGACAGGTCGGTCATACCCCGATCAGAAAGGAAATCCAACCCAACGACCAACGGCGCGGTGGGTCTTTCAAAGCTTCGACGGGATTCACGTGCCATGTGCTGGGCAGAAGCGAGTAGTGTTGAACATGAAAGAACGCCGTCAGACAGTCGTGTCCGCTCTCGGCCCGGACTTTGAGCGGCTTTATGTATCTCATCCGACATAG
- a CDS encoding glycosyltransferase family 61 protein, protein MASDRGSEFYHWFVDVLPRIYLVNKSKERIDYYYVPDDDSYKKKTLQKIGIDSGKIINPSQDHHIEAAKVIVPSLPRTFGNVPRWSTEFLRKRLIPTVDEANSKLPSRVYIDRVNVLRRKVANRERTINFLKKYNFKPVRLENYKWDKQVSIVRNASIIVAPHGAGLVNTIFCSDGCNIIEIFSPNYMNLCYWKLLQNLNVRYHYIIGSGKRPKKGNDPHYGWDPIEVNIDALENTLEAILR, encoded by the coding sequence TTGGCTTCTGATCGTGGCTCGGAGTTTTATCACTGGTTTGTTGATGTCCTGCCACGGATATATCTTGTGAACAAGAGTAAAGAACGGATCGATTATTACTATGTCCCCGATGACGACTCGTACAAAAAAAAGACACTACAGAAAATAGGTATAGATTCCGGTAAAATAATAAACCCATCACAAGATCATCATATTGAAGCGGCAAAAGTTATAGTACCATCGTTGCCTAGAACATTCGGCAACGTCCCGAGGTGGTCTACTGAATTTCTTCGAAAGAGACTTATACCTACTGTAGATGAAGCGAACAGTAAGCTGCCTTCACGTGTATATATTGACCGGGTCAATGTGTTGAGAAGAAAGGTAGCTAACAGGGAAAGGACTATCAACTTTTTAAAAAAATACAATTTTAAGCCCGTAAGGCTTGAAAATTACAAGTGGGATAAGCAAGTAAGCATTGTCAGAAATGCTAGTATAATAGTGGCACCTCATGGAGCAGGATTAGTTAACACTATTTTTTGCTCGGACGGGTGTAATATAATAGAAATATTTTCGCCTAACTATATGAATCTATGCTACTGGAAGTTGCTACAAAACTTAAATGTGAGGTACCACTATATAATAGGCAGCGGTAAAAGACCGAAAAAGGGCAATGACCCACACTATGGCTGGGACCCAATAGAGGTGAATATTGATGCTCTGGAAAATACATTAGAAGCCATCCTACGGTGA
- a CDS encoding sulfotransferase domain-containing protein yields the protein MRSSKPFLIDFFVIGAQKCATSWLYYCLDEHPQVIVPDDKVEHAYIGGDLFKNKGEDWYFGRFSETDQQKVVGDVAVDYMIDPAAPCAVSNYTRNPKFVACIRNPVDRMVSAYFWKVRRGYLPNKPIERAFKPLLSQPTGFPNRLDEPHLDSLVTRSFYGEQLAPYVDQYSPDSLLVVLYDDIQCDRKHVVRKVFSHLGVQSTYVPPSLDQKPKVNTKYKTLIDIERMIPGRTGAIIGDYLNRILSFTSSRNNPLPAEMKKELLVKFKPHIRDVEQILDRTPHENRPSTINLWELWS from the coding sequence ATGAGAAGTAGTAAACCCTTTTTAATTGATTTTTTTGTTATAGGAGCACAGAAATGTGCTACGTCATGGCTATACTATTGCTTAGATGAGCACCCGCAGGTAATTGTGCCTGATGATAAGGTCGAGCATGCGTATATTGGTGGAGACCTATTTAAAAATAAGGGTGAGGACTGGTATTTTGGCCGGTTTTCGGAGACTGACCAGCAGAAGGTAGTTGGCGACGTAGCGGTTGACTATATGATAGACCCAGCCGCACCTTGCGCTGTAAGTAACTACACACGAAACCCAAAGTTTGTGGCATGCATACGAAACCCTGTTGACAGAATGGTCTCAGCGTATTTTTGGAAGGTACGTCGGGGGTATTTGCCAAACAAACCTATAGAAAGGGCTTTTAAGCCGCTGCTATCTCAGCCAACAGGGTTTCCTAATCGTCTTGATGAACCACATCTTGATAGTTTAGTTACCAGGAGTTTTTATGGGGAGCAGCTGGCGCCCTATGTTGACCAGTATAGCCCTGATAGTCTTTTGGTTGTTCTTTATGATGATATACAATGTGATCGAAAACACGTTGTGCGGAAAGTATTCAGCCACCTGGGTGTTCAATCGACCTACGTACCTCCTAGCCTCGATCAAAAACCTAAAGTAAATACCAAGTACAAGACATTGATTGATATTGAGCGCATGATACCGGGTAGAACGGGCGCTATTATTGGTGATTACTTAAATAGAATCTTGTCATTTACATCGTCGCGTAATAATCCACTTCCGGCAGAAATGAAGAAGGAGCTGCTCGTAAAATTTAAGCCTCATATCCGTGATGTAGAGCAGATCTTAGATAGAACCCCTCATGAGAATAGGCCCTCTACTATAAATCTATGGGAATTATGGTCATAG